A region from the Sphingomonas flavescens genome encodes:
- the lepB gene encoding signal peptidase I has translation MATSPTSPETNAPPLQPEKGETAGSLARFILIVAIAAWMFRAFIIAPFNIPSGSMLPTLYIGDYLAVAKWPYGFSRYSFPFGFPAFDGRIFSHLPKRGDVVVFRHPTEDSDLIKRVIGLPGDTVAVRDGRVILNGRLLAQEPLGFARIAVTANSPCRVVPPAAPALAVVNGQGYCLYRSFRETLPAGPSYTVLDQVEHGVADDFAPVIVPPGHVFLMGDNRDDSLDSRFQAAEGGVGMVPTQNLIGRALVTFWSTDGGASWFKPWTWFSALRTQRIGNGYADAPR, from the coding sequence ATGGCTACCAGCCCGACATCGCCGGAAACGAACGCTCCGCCTCTGCAGCCTGAAAAAGGCGAAACGGCAGGCTCGCTGGCCCGCTTCATCCTGATCGTCGCCATCGCCGCCTGGATGTTCCGCGCTTTCATCATCGCGCCGTTCAACATCCCCTCGGGCTCAATGCTTCCGACCCTGTATATCGGCGACTACCTGGCGGTCGCGAAATGGCCGTACGGCTTTTCCCGCTACAGCTTCCCATTCGGCTTTCCGGCGTTCGATGGCCGCATCTTCAGTCACCTTCCCAAGCGTGGCGACGTCGTCGTCTTCCGCCATCCGACCGAGGATTCCGACCTCATCAAGCGCGTCATCGGACTGCCTGGAGATACGGTCGCCGTTCGTGACGGGCGCGTGATCTTGAATGGTCGGCTACTGGCACAGGAGCCGCTCGGTTTCGCGCGCATCGCTGTCACTGCCAACAGTCCATGCCGCGTCGTTCCGCCTGCCGCGCCAGCCTTGGCCGTGGTCAATGGTCAGGGCTACTGTCTCTACCGCTCATTCCGGGAAACGCTCCCGGCTGGGCCAAGCTACACGGTTCTCGACCAGGTCGAACATGGGGTCGCCGACGACTTCGCACCGGTGATCGTTCCGCCAGGCCACGTCTTCCTGATGGGTGATAACCGCGACGACAGTCTGGACAGCAGGTTTCAGGCAGCCGAGGGCGGCGTCGGCATGGTCCCCACGCAAAATCTCATCGGACGCGCGCTAGTTACTTTCTGGTCGACCGATGGAGGCGCCTCATGGTTCAAGCCCTGGACCTGGTTCAGTGCGCTGCGGACTCAACGCATCGGAAACGGCTACGCGGACGCACCTCGATGA